Proteins encoded within one genomic window of Planctomycetota bacterium:
- a CDS encoding FAD-dependent oxidoreductase, with protein MLENSEANAGKPTVMIVGGGFGGLAVAKGLRKADANVVLLDRENHHVFQPLLYQVATASLSPESISAPIRAALTKAKNCQIVLDEVVDIDVERRRV; from the coding sequence ATGCTCGAAAACTCTGAGGCAAACGCGGGCAAGCCGACCGTCATGATCGTCGGCGGTGGGTTTGGTGGTCTTGCCGTCGCCAAGGGCCTGCGAAAGGCCGACGCGAACGTTGTGCTGCTTGATCGCGAGAATCACCACGTTTTTCAGCCGCTGCTGTATCAGGTGGCGACGGCATCGCTTTCGCCTGAGAGCATCAGCGCACCGATTCGGGCCGCGCTGACGAAGGCGAAGAACTGCCAGATCGTGCTGGACGAGGTGGTCGACATCGACGTCGAACGTCGGCGTGT